A stretch of DNA from Rhizobium sp. EC-SD404:
GGGACGAATATCGATCCTACGAGGACAAAGGCTTCCTCTTCCTGCCGGGCCTTTTCAAGGCGAACGAACTGCAGATCCTTCTTGATGAGTCCACGCGGCTTCGCACCTCCAAGGATGCGCTCGAAGACGAGACCCTGATCGCCGAACCGAATTCCGGAGATGTCCGCTCGATCTTCGCCTTGCACCGGCAGAGCGCCATCATGCACCGGCTTGCCAGCGACGAGCGTCTTGCCGGCATCGCGCGCTTCCTGCTCGGCGACGAGATCTACATCCACCAGTCGCGGCTGAACTTCAAACCCGGCTTCCGCGGCAAGGAATTCTACTGGCACTCCGATTTCGAGACCTGGCACGCCGAAGACGGCATGCCCCGCATGCGCGCGCTGTCCATGTCGTTGCTTCTCACCGACAACGAGCCGCACAATGGCCCGCTGATGCTGATGCCCGGCTCGCACAAGCGCTTCATCGGAACGGTCGGCAAAACGCCGAAGGACAATTACAAATCCTCTCTCAAGGCCCAGGAGACCGGTACGCCCGACGATCGGAACCTGACGCGGCTTTACGATGAGTTGGGGCTGGAAACGCCAACGGGCCCAGCCGGTTCGCTGCTCATCTTCGACTGCAACACGATGCATGGCTCGGCGTCGAACATCTCGCCTATGGCGCGATCGAACGCCTTCTTCGTGTTCAATGCCGTGTCGAACAAGCTCGT
This window harbors:
- the thpD gene encoding ectoine hydroxylase, which encodes MAEIHDLYPTRKGTEPDVRDRQDPVIYSKWSKDSPLSRDEYRSYEDKGFLFLPGLFKANELQILLDESTRLRTSKDALEDETLIAEPNSGDVRSIFALHRQSAIMHRLASDERLAGIARFLLGDEIYIHQSRLNFKPGFRGKEFYWHSDFETWHAEDGMPRMRALSMSLLLTDNEPHNGPLMLMPGSHKRFIGTVGKTPKDNYKSSLKAQETGTPDDRNLTRLYDELGLETPTGPAGSLLIFDCNTMHGSASNISPMARSNAFFVFNAVSNKLVAPFSAGTPRPEFVGARDNVEPVKVIERNAKLLAA